The Thunnus thynnus chromosome 24, fThuThy2.1, whole genome shotgun sequence genome window below encodes:
- the mdh1b gene encoding putative malate dehydrogenase 1B isoform X2 — translation MAKFVLAGKTDCPHYAKAELLADSLQRSLPNFTVHKISILPDDWKEWLEATCKRNGWKHEQSPLIWRELVDQGGKGMLLGGFSDFLEHCQDYYSITSDMPTDIMLSVAAENLETKMNLIMEEQHRLSLIQPLQIWISSALSPACHFLIPNLLSTEVFPQVSAICLHLLDPEGNEEALEWLRLETEDLALPLLHQVAIHTDLEQAFQKADVILLLDEWWSDDTENEDEEEKKRKVKGISDRYTEYGQLIDARAKKEVKVIVSGGSFVNLRCSLLVNNARSIDSRRFVTMATQLENEARAIIAKKLKVRPSDITDVIVWGNISGSFYIDLQRAKVFNYDGAIKGPPFFSQPVLQVFHDRKWLETEFQDFVRRQRAAVVSKTCQGAAMSAANGILTVLKAWNGTSTPDEVLSVGVLCSVPVTFTDGKWSTLFEVTVGDELKEKLQLSASELRQEKELGSENRMIVMNQEEA, via the exons ATGGCAAAATTTGTGCTTGCTG GTAAAACAGACTGCCCTCATTATGCCAAAGCGGAACTTTTAGCAGACAGCTTACAACGATCTCTGCCAAACTTCACGGTCCATAAGATCTCCATCCTCCCAGATGACTGGAAG GAATGGCTAGAGGCAACTTGCAAAAGAAATGGCTGGAAACACGAGCAGTCCCCTCTGATTTGGAGGGAACTCGTAGATCAAGGGGGCAAAGGGATGCTCTTAGGAGGCTTCAGTGACTTCTTGGAGCATTGCCAG GACTACTACAGCATCACATCAGACATGCCCACAGATATAATGCTGAGTGTTGCAGCAGAGAATCTGGAGACCAAGATGAACCTCATTATGGAGGAGCAGCATCGACTCAGTCTTATCCAACCCCTACAGATATGGATCAGCAG TGCTCTCAGCCCAGCCTGCCATTTCCTGATCCCAAATCTGCTCTCCACTGAGGTGTTCCCCCAAGTTTCAGCAATCTGCCTCCATCTTCTGGATCCGGAGGGGAATGAGGAGGCATTAGAGTGGCTGAGGTTGGAGACGGAGGACCTGGCTCTCCCTCTGCTCCATCAG GTAGCCATTCACACAGATCTGGAACAAGCCTTCCAGAAAGCGGATGTCATCCTTCTGCTGGACGAGTGGTGGTCTGATGATACAGAgaatgaggatgaggaggaaaagaagaggaaagtaAAGGGAATCTCAGACCGCTACACAGAGTATGGACAACTGATTGATGCAAGGGCCAAGAAGGAGGTGAAGGTGATCGTGTCCGGCGGCTCATTCGTCAACCTCAGGTGCTCGCTTCTCGTAAACAACGCACGCTCCATCGACAGCCGCCGCtttgtcaccatggcaactcAGCTGGAGAATGAAGCCAGGGCCATCATTGCCAAGAAGTTGAAAGTGAGGCCTTCAG ATATTACAGATGTCATCGTGTGGGGAAACATCAGTGGTAGTTTCTACATTGACCTGCAGAGGGCAAAAGTTTTCAACTATGATGGAGCAATCAAAGGaccaccttttttttcccaaccaGTCCTACAGGTTTTCCATGACAG GAAATGGCTGGAGACAGAGTTTCAGGACTTTGTACGTCGTCAGCGTGCAGCTGTGGTTTCCAAGACCTGCCAAGGAGCTGCCATGTCAGCCGCCAACGGGATTCTCACTGTGCTAAAAGCTTGGAATGGCACCTCTACTCCAGATGAGGTGCTCTCTGTGGGTGTGCTATGCTCAG TTCCAGTAACCTTCACAGACGGTAAGTGGTCCACGCTATTTGAAGTGACAGTTGGAGATGAGCTGAAGGAGAAACTCCAGCTTTCTGCAAGTGAGCTCAGACAG GAAAAAGAACTTGGATCAGAAAACCGCATGATTGTTATGAATCAAGAGGAAGCttaa
- the mdh1b gene encoding putative malate dehydrogenase 1B isoform X1, protein MAKFVLAGKTDCPHYAKAELLADSLQRSLPNFTVHKISILPDDWKEWLEATCKRNGWKHEQSPLIWRELVDQGGKGMLLGGFSDFLEHCQDYYSITSDMPTDIMLSVAAENLETKMNLIMEEQHRLSLIQPLQIWISSALSPACHFLIPNLLSTEVFPQVSAICLHLLDPEGNEEALEWLRLETEDLALPLLHQVAIHTDLEQAFQKADVILLLDEWWSDDTENEDEEEKKRKVKGISDRYTEYGQLIDARAKKEVKVIVSGGSFVNLRCSLLVNNARSIDSRRFVTMATQLENEARAIIAKKLKVRPSDITDVIVWGNISGSFYIDLQRAKVFNYDGAIKGPPFFSQPVLQVFHDRKWLETEFQDFVRRQRAAVVSKTCQGAAMSAANGILTVLKAWNGTSTPDEVLSVGVLCSGHYNLPDGIVLSVPVTFTDGKWSTLFEVTVGDELKEKLQLSASELRQEKELGSENRMIVMNQEEA, encoded by the exons ATGGCAAAATTTGTGCTTGCTG GTAAAACAGACTGCCCTCATTATGCCAAAGCGGAACTTTTAGCAGACAGCTTACAACGATCTCTGCCAAACTTCACGGTCCATAAGATCTCCATCCTCCCAGATGACTGGAAG GAATGGCTAGAGGCAACTTGCAAAAGAAATGGCTGGAAACACGAGCAGTCCCCTCTGATTTGGAGGGAACTCGTAGATCAAGGGGGCAAAGGGATGCTCTTAGGAGGCTTCAGTGACTTCTTGGAGCATTGCCAG GACTACTACAGCATCACATCAGACATGCCCACAGATATAATGCTGAGTGTTGCAGCAGAGAATCTGGAGACCAAGATGAACCTCATTATGGAGGAGCAGCATCGACTCAGTCTTATCCAACCCCTACAGATATGGATCAGCAG TGCTCTCAGCCCAGCCTGCCATTTCCTGATCCCAAATCTGCTCTCCACTGAGGTGTTCCCCCAAGTTTCAGCAATCTGCCTCCATCTTCTGGATCCGGAGGGGAATGAGGAGGCATTAGAGTGGCTGAGGTTGGAGACGGAGGACCTGGCTCTCCCTCTGCTCCATCAG GTAGCCATTCACACAGATCTGGAACAAGCCTTCCAGAAAGCGGATGTCATCCTTCTGCTGGACGAGTGGTGGTCTGATGATACAGAgaatgaggatgaggaggaaaagaagaggaaagtaAAGGGAATCTCAGACCGCTACACAGAGTATGGACAACTGATTGATGCAAGGGCCAAGAAGGAGGTGAAGGTGATCGTGTCCGGCGGCTCATTCGTCAACCTCAGGTGCTCGCTTCTCGTAAACAACGCACGCTCCATCGACAGCCGCCGCtttgtcaccatggcaactcAGCTGGAGAATGAAGCCAGGGCCATCATTGCCAAGAAGTTGAAAGTGAGGCCTTCAG ATATTACAGATGTCATCGTGTGGGGAAACATCAGTGGTAGTTTCTACATTGACCTGCAGAGGGCAAAAGTTTTCAACTATGATGGAGCAATCAAAGGaccaccttttttttcccaaccaGTCCTACAGGTTTTCCATGACAG GAAATGGCTGGAGACAGAGTTTCAGGACTTTGTACGTCGTCAGCGTGCAGCTGTGGTTTCCAAGACCTGCCAAGGAGCTGCCATGTCAGCCGCCAACGGGATTCTCACTGTGCTAAAAGCTTGGAATGGCACCTCTACTCCAGATGAGGTGCTCTCTGTGGGTGTGCTATGCTCAG GTCACTACAATCTCCCAGATGGCATTGTTCTTTCAGTTCCAGTAACCTTCACAGACGGTAAGTGGTCCACGCTATTTGAAGTGACAGTTGGAGATGAGCTGAAGGAGAAACTCCAGCTTTCTGCAAGTGAGCTCAGACAG GAAAAAGAACTTGGATCAGAAAACCGCATGATTGTTATGAATCAAGAGGAAGCttaa
- the fastkd2 gene encoding FAST kinase domain-containing protein 2, mitochondrial: MFQSVWVTEEVIRWSLRFCSRRYPWKQRSFLVTSSIKDTSLPSQQLAHSWGTKQSYTRLSSSLVSSVRFYSQGTIHNEELEEKERLSSAVAESSLTAETPSEPRQRRSPFLDHLQRCRSPCDVLDLTCQTSPTVRQVSNCLSQMWATTKKMSDEQRRYELQLMFEHPAFEKLLQKAMKSVGQMRSEDIAYSLLGMVKLGVPQSSRVVQTFLRNCQEKLNDFDEKSLSVVASCLEHMKGSPNVGALKDGMRLVVEARLPRIKNVMTLQIMMRLLGKDAPLDLKRKLEGKALSMADQFSLPNTQYMITTMTTMGFYSKPLLDICSKKIIENINGIPFNRLYTVLQSCRELHYRDVDLLTGISDYVTSMIDIWSNKQVILFLSLFENLVFCPAALMEAFAEKVIDNPEALTLKDLLCLLKVYSYLNYDLQHHRQQFLDSLSRALDSYLPKMSSYELLKAVYYLCLLGHFPSAPLEKLLQSSTLELFSSTAPKFLQSQERMFQTVHLCLSLDRPVLPLPLTVPPSVLGDPVSRIPSVNPHLSQALQSILEDLADTVLQEMVVVENSYFVDAVITKLLPNQTETEESSFAGEECSPAESSQRIAVICAPYSGFCYGTSNPRGPLAIKIRHLKILGYNPVLLSEQQLKSEPEEKRADFLRGRIFPEHLTSDARPKVEQLGS, from the exons ATGTTTCAGTCAGTCTGGGTGACAGAGGAGGTCATAAGGTGGTCCCTGCGCTTCTGCAGCCGCCGGTATCCATGGAAACAGCGCAGTTTCCTAGTGACATCTTCAATTAAAGACACATCTCTGCCCAGTCAGCAATTAGCACACAGTTGGGGCACAAAGCAGAGCTATACAAGGCTGTCTAGTAGTTTAGTAAGTTCAGTTAGGTTCTACTCACAGGGGACGATTCACAATGAGGAGCTGGAAGAAAAGGAGCGTCTCTCTTCTGCAGTGGCGGAGTCCTCACTGACTGCAGAGACCCCCTCAGAGCCGAGACAGAGGAGATCCCCTTTCTTGGACCACCTGCAGCGCTGTAGATCCCCATGTGACGTGCTAGACCTCACCTGCCAAACCTCACCCACAGTCCGACAAGTCAGCAACTGCCTGTCCCAGATGTGGGCCACCACCAAGAAGATGTCAGACGAGCAGCGGCGCTATGAGCTGCAGCTGATGTTTGAGCATCCTGCATTCGAAAAGCTACTGCAAAAGGCCATGAAGAGTGTGGGGCAAATGCGAAGTGAGGATATCGCATACTCTCTCCTGGGTATGGTGAAATTGGGTGTGCCCCAAAGTAGCCGTGTGGTCCAGACTTTCCTCCGAAACTGCCAG GAGAAACTGAATGACTTTGATGAGAAAAGTCTGTCTGTTGTGGCCTCCTGCCTTGAACATATGAAGGGCAGCCCCAATGTTGGTGCACTTAAAGACGGCATGAG GTTGGTGGTTGAGGCCCGTCTTCCTAGGATTAAGAATGTAATGACTCTCCAGATCATGATGCGTCTGTTGGGGAAAGATGCACCGCTGGACCTTAAACGGAAACTAGAG GGAAAGGCTTTATCAATGGCAGACCAGTTCAGCCTTCCCAACACCCAGTATATGATCACCACTATGACCACGATGGGATTCTACTCCAAACCATTGCTGGACATCTGCAGCAAGAAGATTATAG AAAACATCAATGGAATCCCCTTCAACAGATTGTATACAGTGCTGCAGTCCTGTAGGGAATTGCACTACAGAGACGTGGATCTTCTCACTGGCATTTCAGACTACGTCACCTCCATGATAGACATATGGAGCAACAAACAG gtgatcctcttcctgtctctgttcGAGAACCTCGTGTTCTGTCCCGCAGCCTTAATGGAGGCTTTTGCTGAGAAGGTGATCGACAACCCAGAAGCTCTGACGCTTAAAgacctcctctgtctcctcaagGTGTACTCCTATCTTAACTATGATCTGCAGCACCACAGACAACA ATTCCTGGACAGTCTCAGCCGGGCTCTGGACTCCTATCTGCCCAAGATGTCTAGTTATGAGTTGTTAAAGGCTGTTTATTATCTGTGCCTTCTGGGCCACTTCCCCTCTGCACCACTGGAGAAACTCCTGCAGAGTAGCACACTTGAGCTGTTCAGCTCTACAG CACCCAAATTTCTCCAGAGCCAGGAAAGAATGTTTCAGACTGTGCACTTGTGCCTCAGTCTTGACCGTCCTGTCCTCCCTCTGCCGCTGACTGTCCCCCCATCTGTCCTTGGAGACCCCGTTTCCAGAATCCCGTCGGTCAACCCGCATCTCTCGCAGGCCCTGCAGAGTATACTGGAGGACCTGGCAGACACAGTGCTACAGGaaatggtggtggtggagaacTCCTACTTCGTAG ACGCCGTGATCACCAAACTTCTGCCGAACCAAACCGAGACTGAAGAGAGCAGCTTTGCAGGAGAGGAATGTTCTCCAGCAGAGAGCAGTCAAAG AATTGCAGTAATTTGCGCTCCATACTCTGGTTTTTGCTACGGAACGTCCAATCCCCGTGGTCCCCTGGCTATCAAGATTCGCCATCTGAAGATCCTGGGATATAATCCCGTCCTG TTAAGCGAGCAGCAGCTGAAGTCGGAGCCTGAGGAAAAGAGAGCGGATTTCCTCAGGGGACGGATCTTTCCAGAACACCTCACATCAGACGCACGACCGAAAGTGGAGCAACTGGGATCTTGA